The region CAGTATGGTGGTTATAAAAACCGCCCATAGAAACGGATACTTTCATTTCTAATTTGTCTAACTTCGTTAACCAAATTTTCAAAACTTGCAACGTTTGTTTTCTATTCCATATTCCATTGATTTCATTGATTTTTTTCAAAATTACTATTTCTCCTGTGAAAAGCGTGGTATACAAATCATTCTCTTCAATTAATTCTTCAAGTACAGCTGTTAAACGATTTAGTAGTTTCAGTTCATCGGTATTCCCTTTAATCACAATTGCGACCCTTGGCTCATATAGATTTAAACGTAATATTTTGATTTTTTTATAAAACAAGGTATCATGCTTATGTTCTTTGGTTATTAATTGGGAAATAACCTCACGATTGATTCGTTCATCAAGCTGGAGTTCTTTCTCAAGAATCGATTGTTCAATGATCATTTCTGCTGACATTTTCACTAGTTCGCCATAACCTCTAATTTTCCCTACTTCCCCTGTAATGCCCACTACACCTACAATTTCATCACTTATTATAATGGGCAAATTGATTCCTTCTTTTACACCGCCCCACAAAAGAGCATCTTCTGATTTTATCTCTATCGATTGTTTTTTATGTATAACTTCAATTGCTACCTCATGTCTCATTGATATTCTTTTCTGATCTCCTGATCCTATGATTTTGCCTTCTTTGTCCATAACGTTTACGTTATATGGAAGTATTTGCATCGTGCGATTCACAATGTTTTGAGCGATTTCTGATGATAAAGCTGAATACATATTCCCACTCCTTCTTATTCTCCTTAGCTACTTCTATACTTTATTATATCACTCATGAAATCTGCAAAGGATCGTGATTCTGACATTCTCGATGTTGCTAAGTAAAATAACTATAATACGTAATTTTTGGAGCAGAATAAGTTAAGACAACTGATTCCTATCTCACAACCTGTCTTTTATAAGAGTCAACCTGATCAATCATAACTTTATACAAATGTCTGGAGAAAATATTATAATCAGATAGATAACCATCATATATAAACAAGTCAAAGAAAGCGCGCTTCCAAAAAAGGAAGCGCGCTTTCTTAGCATTCACATAGTAAATAAAAGATAGTTTGAATCCATCAAGAATCTCCGAAGCTAAAGTTCATTCAATTACTCCAATTGCTTGGACTCCATAATTTCCCGTCCAATTCGCCTTCCATTTGACTAATGCGTTTGTATTGTTCTTTAATGAGACGAATAGTCGCTTTTAGCAGAGCTTTTTGTTTATAATCTTGGCTGTTGGCAACCATTGATTCAAGTTCCGACAATACCCATTCTTCTTTATCCATTGTCATGCTCCTATTCCATTTCTTCCAACGATAATTTTAAATCATCCATCGTTTCACGATTCTCTTCGATAATTTCCATAACATGTTGTAGTTTAAAGCTATCTTCTTCAGCCAAGGTCGTTAAATCGGTCTGTTCTAATTGGTTTAAAAACCAATTTTCACGGCTGGCTAAACTAGTGTCTTTTTCATGTGTTAACAGAAGTTGATACTCTATTAAGAGTTCCATTTTTTGTTCTTCTGTCAAATAAGAAAATTGGTGGATAGATAAAGGTTTAAGATAAACCATCCCCGTTTTAAGTGCCATTGCTTGAAAAGGCTTGGTTAATTCAGTGATACTGAAATGCTCTTTTCCGCCAGCTTGGTATTCATTTTTTGAAGCGCCTATTGTCAAAACTAAGCCAAATTCTTTATCTTGCAAGTGATGGCCGTTTTTCCCGTAAGCAAAATTTTCTGTCAGTACTTCATCTTGCCACTTTTTGAGTAAAGGAGGAGAACTGTACCAATAAAGTGGGAATTGAAAAATAATGCGGTCATGCTCAGCAATCAATTCTTGTTCTTTCATACTGTCAATTTTAAAATCAGGATACGTTTCTTCCAGGTGATGGACTGTCACCTCTGGCTCACCTGGTATGGAGCTCAGCAAATACTGTTGGCTGCTGGATTCTCTAATATCCGGATGAGAAATGATAATCAAGGTTTTCAATTTGTCTGTCTCCCCTATCTACTTTTTTTCGACTATTGTACGCGTGCTGTCTATTGCTCTAGATACTCTAACATATCTTCTTTAATAACTGAAATCAGCGGCAATTTTTGGATCGGTGTCAATTCAATATCTAATTGGCTGAATAACTTTCCTAAATCACAGGCAATGTGAGCATACCGGCATGCATCAACCACAATGGTAGCTGGCCGACCATTTTCTGAAAGAATCAGCTGAATCAATAGGCGCTGAAGCGATTCTGTGTCTCCCGGTTTAATAAATTCACTACAAATAATTTGCCCTGTCTCACTATTTACCACTAATAAAAGAGTTGGAAAGTAAGGGCGGCCTCCCTCTGACGGAATGATAGGCGTTTCTATGAAACCAACATCCAATTCCCAGATAGAAGTTCCGAATTTTTGGGAAGCAACTCGTTTCATTTCAAATTTAGTTACTAAAACTGGCGCTTCTTCAACATGAGCAGCACCATCCGCAATATATTTCGCTAAATTAAGTACGCCATCTTCATAGCTTCCATCTTTATGGTATGTACGCAACAAAATCTCCTGACTCATGCGCTCTGTTTCATAAAAAGCCAATTTTTTTCGAAAATCTTTTGCAGTATCCAGCAGCTTTTCCATCACATCTATCAGCATACGTTCATCTGCTTTTTCAGCAGGATAAGGATAATAACCAGGGCAATAATCCATGAATATTGGCCAAGCTTTTTTTCCTCTGAAGGAAATACCGCTTGATTTGATACGCTGATAAGCTTTTTTATCCAAGTCCAGCCGGTTTTCATATTCTAAAGCAAGGCATTTCTGTAATTGGAGTATTTCCCCCGGTGTACGCTGATTCCGCCAGTTTGATTGTTCCACTATATCAAAAAAATAAGATAGTTCTTTGGAATTCCGATAAAATAAAAATCCATAATTCTGTTCAGACTTACCTAGAATAGAAATCATTATGGGCTCTTTTTGATTTTCTAATTGAATCGCAATTAAATCTGTATCCCAATAATCATTCCAAAATTTTTCTTCATACAGCTTTTTGGCTAGCGAAAATAATTGCTTTTCCTGCTCCATTCTTTCATTGCCTCCTTTATCTTTTCTATTATGTTTATTATACCAAATTAATCTGCCTGTAAGTGGCTTATTCAAAAATCTCAGACTGAAAAAATTATAGTTTTTTTGATAAAAACACAAGTAAACGATACTCTTTATTCTAGGTTTCTCCTTTCCCGATTTCTCTCTTCAAAAAAATACGTTTATTTTGTTAGTTTTACCACAAAAAACAAATTCAAATATTTGTTGTTTTTCAGTAAAACGATTACAATGAAAGTGTAGCGCTATCTAATTAATTGTCAGGAGGATTTTATAATGAAAAAAATTATTAACGATCCCTCATCTGTTTTAGATGAAATGCTTAGCGGGCTTACGTTTGCTTATGAAGATTTAGTTGAACGTCTGCCGGAAACAAATGTGATTCATCGCAAAACTGCTCAAAATAAAAAAGTTGCTTTAGTCAGCGGCGGCGGTAGTGGACATGAACCTGCTCATGCTGGGTTTGTCGGGAAAGGCATGCTGTCTGCAGCTGTTTGCGGGGAAGTCTTTACTTCTCCAACTCCTGATCAAATTTATGAAGCCATTAAAGCCAGCGATGAAGGAGAAGGCGTGTTTCTGATTATTAAAAATTATTCAGGAGATGTCATGAACTTTGATATGGCAAAAGATTTAGCTGAAATGGACGATATTGCGGTTGAATTTGTGATTGTAGACGATGATGTGGCAGTTGAAGACAGTACGTATACTGCTGGAAAAAGAGGGATCGCCGGAACAGTTCTCGTGCACAAAATACTCGGTGCTGCTGCTGAGAAAGGGGCATCCTTAGCTGAAATCAAAGAACTGGCAGATAAACTGGTCTCTAATGTCAAATCAATCGGGGTTGCTTTAAGAGCTGCTACTGTACCTGAAGTTGGCAAACCAGGTTTTGAGTTAGCGGAAGATGAAATTGAATTTGGCGTCGGGATCCATGGCGAACCGGGTTACCGTAGAGAAAAAATCAAACCTTCTAAAGACCTGGCAAAAGAACTGATCGAACGGTTAAAATCAGAATTTCAGTGGGAAAAGGAAGAACAATATGCGGTATTGGTAAATGGCATGGGCGGAACTCCTTTAATGGAACAATTTATTTTTATGAACGATGTTAAAAATTTATTGGCTGAAGAAGGAATCGTCTTAGCTTATAAAAAAGTCGGCGATTATATGACTTCTATTGATATGCAAGGTTTATCATTAACTTTAGTTAAGCTGGAAGATGGCCAATGGCTCGATTATTTAACAGCACCGGTAACCACTATTGCTTGGTGAGAAAGAAAGGATGGGAATACGATGGTCTCTCTTGAAAGTATGAAAAAATGGATGACACTTTTCACAGCTCAACTATTAGAAAATAAAGATTATTTAAGTGAACTAGACACCGCTATCGGGGATGGCGACCATGGCAATAACCTAGCACGTGGAGCTGCCGCGCTAAATGAAGCCTTTGCGTCCAAAGAACCTGAAGATGTCACAGCTTTATTGAAGTTAACGGGAATGACCCTAGTAAGCAAAGTCGGAGGAGCTTCAGGACCTTTATACGGCTCCGCTTTTATCAGTATGGCCAAAGCTAGCCAAGACAGCACAGACTTAGCCGCTCTACTGGAAGCTGGGCTTGACGGCATTCAAAAAAGAGGAAAAGCTGAAGCGGGCGAGAAAACGATGGTCGATGAATGGGTTCCAGTGGTTGAAGCGGTTAAAGCTAAAAATTTAACGACTGATTTAATTGAAGACAGCGTGCAAAAAACGAAAGACATGAAAGCAACTAAAGGGCGTGCTTCTTATTTAGGCGAGCGTTCTGTCGGACACATTGATCCCGGAGCTATGTCTAGCAGTTACCTCTTTAAGACCATGATGGAAGCTGGTGTATATAATGAGTAAAGAATATGGTGTTTTATTGGTTTCGCATGTAGAAGGCTTGGCAAATGGAGTTGCGACTTTATTAAACGAAGTCGCCAAGGAAGTGACGATTAAAACTGCCGGAGGAACGTCTGAAGGCGAGGTCGGTACCAGTTTTGATAAAATTGAAGCAACCTTAAATTCATTTGAAGAAGATAAAATTGTTGCTTTTTATGATTTAGGCAGCGCTAAAATGAATTTAGAGCTAGCAATTGAAATGTCTGATAAACAAGTTACTTTTTATGACGCTGCTTTTGTGGAAGGAGCTTACACAGCTGCTGCTTTACTGCAGGCAGAAGCCCCACTTGAAGCCGTTGAAGACCAATTGAAAGCATTGGTCGTAAAATAACCGCTCGTTTATTTTTAACTTAATTAAGAAATAAAGTCTTTTTATAATTGTGTGGAATAAAAAAGATAGGAGAAATGCGAACTTTCCGCTTTCCTCCTATCTTTTTTGCTCTGGTTATTTTTCAGCTGAGATCCAAGCCCATTTATAACTGTCTGGACCGAAAACACGTCTATACATATCTTGAACTTGTGGACGCAATAAATAAGATTCAGCTGATTGATACAATGGAGCTAAGGCTGCATCTTCCCCAAGGGCAACTTTTTCAATCTCCACTAAGGTATCCCAGCGCGCCTCATCATTATCATAAGTTGCTTTAGCTTTATCTACTAATGCATCTACTTCAGGATTTGAATAATTCATGCGGTTGATATCTGTATCAAAACGCTCAAGGTAGTTGATTGGATCAGCAAAATCAGCAACCCATGAGTTAACAGCCATATCATACGTTCCCTTACGAACCGTATCTAGTTTCATTGA is a window of Carnobacterium mobile DSM 4848 DNA encoding:
- a CDS encoding DUF7309 domain-containing protein, which translates into the protein MEQEKQLFSLAKKLYEEKFWNDYWDTDLIAIQLENQKEPIMISILGKSEQNYGFLFYRNSKELSYFFDIVEQSNWRNQRTPGEILQLQKCLALEYENRLDLDKKAYQRIKSSGISFRGKKAWPIFMDYCPGYYPYPAEKADERMLIDVMEKLLDTAKDFRKKLAFYETERMSQEILLRTYHKDGSYEDGVLNLAKYIADGAAHVEEAPVLVTKFEMKRVASQKFGTSIWELDVGFIETPIIPSEGGRPYFPTLLLVVNSETGQIICSEFIKPGDTESLQRLLIQLILSENGRPATIVVDACRYAHIACDLGKLFSQLDIELTPIQKLPLISVIKEDMLEYLEQ
- the dhaK gene encoding dihydroxyacetone kinase subunit DhaK, which produces MKKIINDPSSVLDEMLSGLTFAYEDLVERLPETNVIHRKTAQNKKVALVSGGGSGHEPAHAGFVGKGMLSAAVCGEVFTSPTPDQIYEAIKASDEGEGVFLIIKNYSGDVMNFDMAKDLAEMDDIAVEFVIVDDDVAVEDSTYTAGKRGIAGTVLVHKILGAAAEKGASLAEIKELADKLVSNVKSIGVALRAATVPEVGKPGFELAEDEIEFGVGIHGEPGYRREKIKPSKDLAKELIERLKSEFQWEKEEQYAVLVNGMGGTPLMEQFIFMNDVKNLLAEEGIVLAYKKVGDYMTSIDMQGLSLTLVKLEDGQWLDYLTAPVTTIAW
- the dhaL gene encoding dihydroxyacetone kinase subunit DhaL, producing MVSLESMKKWMTLFTAQLLENKDYLSELDTAIGDGDHGNNLARGAAALNEAFASKEPEDVTALLKLTGMTLVSKVGGASGPLYGSAFISMAKASQDSTDLAALLEAGLDGIQKRGKAEAGEKTMVDEWVPVVEAVKAKNLTTDLIEDSVQKTKDMKATKGRASYLGERSVGHIDPGAMSSSYLFKTMMEAGVYNE
- a CDS encoding sugar diacid recognition domain-containing protein encodes the protein MYSALSSEIAQNIVNRTMQILPYNVNVMDKEGKIIGSGDQKRISMRHEVAIEVIHKKQSIEIKSEDALLWGGVKEGINLPIIISDEIVGVVGITGEVGKIRGYGELVKMSAEMIIEQSILEKELQLDERINREVISQLITKEHKHDTLFYKKIKILRLNLYEPRVAIVIKGNTDELKLLNRLTAVLEELIEENDLYTTLFTGEIVILKKINEINGIWNRKQTLQVLKIWLTKLDKLEMKVSVSMGGFYNHHTEWWKSYEEARDALFIGEKLQIKQRIFQFQEVSLYVLLSKMLPVIKENPIFKCYEDLILKDRTLELQNTLSSYIKNNGNSSQTADELYVHRNTIQYRVNKIYQITGKNPYVYSDLFELHLSLIADKLDK
- the dhaM gene encoding dihydroxyacetone kinase phosphoryl donor subunit DhaM — encoded protein: MSKEYGVLLVSHVEGLANGVATLLNEVAKEVTIKTAGGTSEGEVGTSFDKIEATLNSFEEDKIVAFYDLGSAKMNLELAIEMSDKQVTFYDAAFVEGAYTAAALLQAEAPLEAVEDQLKALVVK
- a CDS encoding NAD(P)H-dependent oxidoreductase; its protein translation is MKTLIIISHPDIRESSSQQYLLSSIPGEPEVTVHHLEETYPDFKIDSMKEQELIAEHDRIIFQFPLYWYSSPPLLKKWQDEVLTENFAYGKNGHHLQDKEFGLVLTIGASKNEYQAGGKEHFSITELTKPFQAMALKTGMVYLKPLSIHQFSYLTEEQKMELLIEYQLLLTHEKDTSLASRENWFLNQLEQTDLTTLAEEDSFKLQHVMEIIEENRETMDDLKLSLEEME